In the Acidobacteriota bacterium genome, GGCGGCACGCTCTTTCTCGACGAAATCGGCGAAATCAGCCTGGCCATGCAGGTGAAGTTGCTGCGCGCCTTGCAGGAGAAAGAGATTCGCCGCGTCGGCGCCACGCGCAACGTGCACGTAGACGCGCGCGTCGTCACCGCCACCAACCGCGAACTCAAAAAAGAAGTCGCGCAAGGCCGCTTCCGCGAAGACCTTTATTACCGGCTGAAAGTGTTCACCCTGCACGCGCCCGCCCTGCGCGAACGCCGCAGCGACATCCCCCTGCTCGCCGAACGCTTCCTGCAAGGCGCGCAGGAAAACGCCGCGCGCACGGGCTTGAAACTGACGGAAGAAACCCTGCGCACCCTCGTGGCCTATGACTGGCCGGGCAATGTGCGTGAACTCGAATCGGCCATTGAATACGCCGCCCTGCACGCGCACGGCGCCGAGCTTCAACCCGTTGACTTGCCGCCAGAATTGCAAGGCGTCGAAGTGCACGCCGCCGCCCACCGCTCCCCGCTGGCCGCGCTCTTTGATGACCTGCCGACACTGGACGAACTCGAACGGCGCTACCTCTTGCATGCCTTGGCGGTCGTTGGCGGTAGCAAAACAAAAACGGCCGCCGTGCTCGGCATTGACCGCCGCACGCTGTATCGCATGGCCGAGCGCTTCAAAATCAACCTGACCGAAGGAGAAGAAGACGCGCCGAGTGCGTAAGTTCGTTTTGCGCCGGGCAATTGGCTACCTTCGGTTTCGATCTTCCCTGGCACCCACTCAATAACGAATCTGAGGCAGCCCCTCAGTGCTCAA is a window encoding:
- a CDS encoding sigma-54-dependent Fis family transcriptional regulator, coding for MKKILVVDDDRVSLDALKEILAAQGWEVHTAQTPQQAVALFARGGFDLVVSDINLEAAQSGLDLLQQFRAACPVILITGFGTLETTVKATQEGAWDLISKPFKVKDVLAVVQRALEHSKTPITAPEPPSFQLEKNGMVGRAPAMLELYKEIARVAPSRSTVLINGESGTGKELVARSIHQHSQCAQGPFVPVNCGALTETLLEAELFGYVKGAFTGAHTDRRGLWEEATGGTLFLDEIGEISLAMQVKLLRALQEKEIRRVGATRNVHVDARVVTATNRELKKEVAQGRFREDLYYRLKVFTLHAPALRERRSDIPLLAERFLQGAQENAARTGLKLTEETLRTLVAYDWPGNVRELESAIEYAALHAHGAELQPVDLPPELQGVEVHAAAHRSPLAALFDDLPTLDELERRYLLHALAVVGGSKTKTAAVLGIDRRTLYRMAERFKINLTEGEEDAPSA